A stretch of DNA from Leptospira barantonii:
CCGGTCTTTTCAATCGTTAAAAAACCGATTTGAAAAACAAAAACGAATCAACGATTTAAAGGAGTTTTTTTCTGAAAAAAAGTATATTGGCTTGCCAAATATTTTCGGAATTAAATCTATAAAATTCGGTGGATTTTATATCCGCCTGACTAAATCTAACAAAAAATCATCATACCACCTAAATGTGGTACGGAGGAAACAATGGCAGACTTTGAAAAAGTTAAATCTATCATCGTAGAACAACTTGGAGTGGATGAATCTGAAGTTACACCTGAGGCTCACTTCATCGATGACCTCGGTGCAGATTCTCTGGACACGGTTGAACTAGTAATGGCTCTCGAAGAAGAATTCGGAATCGAAATCTCTGACGAAGATGCTGAGAAAATTCAAACTGTCGGGGACGTAACTAAGTTCATCGACGCTCTCAAGTCCTAATCGTTTGAGACTTTCCGGGTTCTTCGCGGAACTCGGAATTCTTTTTTCCTTCCTTTGATCTTTAAGAAAACACAACCTTCTTCCTCTCTCAAAAACCCGGACCGGGTACAAAGTCTTCAAAAGCTTTCTAAAAAAATCGGAATCAAGTTTTCTAAACTAGAATATTATAATACCGCATTTATCCATAGTTCTTATAAAAACGAGAACCCCGAGATCACAGAGGACAACGAACGTCTTGAATTCTTAGGCGATTCCGTATTGGGTCTTGTGGCCG
This window harbors:
- a CDS encoding acyl carrier protein — protein: MADFEKVKSIIVEQLGVDESEVTPEAHFIDDLGADSLDTVELVMALEEEFGIEISDEDAEKIQTVGDVTKFIDALKS